Proteins from a single region of Hordeum vulgare subsp. vulgare chromosome 6H, MorexV3_pseudomolecules_assembly, whole genome shotgun sequence:
- the LOC123403995 gene encoding bidirectional sugar transporter SWEET4-like, which produces MVAPAPAPASSLEVDGTQLLLGYLGVGTALLLIGSPIPTFWRIVKTKQVGEEEPYSYMSVLFNAAACVIYGLPVFADKTNKPVMLANGVGVILEFVYVILFIMYVAAERRRNPMIILIGVVVAIMALLGLLLGTVFFGHVWTRTYMGWIAMLSGVAMYLAPIFKTVGAWKNSDRARLSVIQSMAALANGTMWTAYALVGRHIIWFTLVPSVVGIGSAGFRVIVWLILYCREAQEGEGARAQRRGGSNLQMSLRQPQGQRQGQGGGDAGGEGRHQLPPGPVVRPGLSSSCPLSSSSSSKEKTARASTSSTWP; this is translated from the exons ATGGTGGCGCCGGCGCCTGCGCCTGCTTCGTCTCTGGAGGTGGATGGGACGCAGCTGCTGCTGGGGTACCTGGGCGTCGGCACCGCGTTGCTGCTGATCGGATCCCCCAT CCCAACATTCTGGAGGATCGTGAAAACTAAGCAGGTTGGGGAAGAGGAACCCTACTCCTACATGTCTGTGTTGTTCAATGCGGCAGCGTGCGTGATCTACGGCTTACCTGTGTTCGCCGACAAGACCAACAAGCCGGTAATGCTCGCGAACGGCGTAGGCGTAATCTTGGAGTTCGTGTACGTGATCCTCTTCATCATGTACGTCGCCGCCGAGCGCCGCAGAAACCCTATGATCATCCTCATCGGCGTCGTGGTCGCAATCATGGCATTGCTCGGACTGCTACTTGGCACGGTCTTCTTCGGGCACGTGTGGACACGCACGTACATGGGTTGGATCGCTATGCTCTCCGGCGTCGCGATGTATCTCGCGCCCATCTTCAAAACG GTCGGTGCTTGGAAGAACTCCGATCGTGCGAGGCTCTCAGTTATCCAATCTATGGCAGCTCTGGCCAATGGCACAATGTGGACTGCGTATGCCCTTGTAGGCCGTCACATCATATGGTTCACCCTG GTGCCTAGCGTTGTGGGAATCGGCTCTGCGGGCTTCCGGGTGATCGTGTGGCTAATCCTATACTGCAGAGAAGCTCAGGAAGGAGAGGGAGCCAGGGCGCAGCGCAGAGGAGGCAGCAACCTGCAGATGTCACTGCGCCAACCGCAGGGGCAAAGGcaggggcagggaggaggagatgccGGTGGTGAGGGGCGACACCAGCTGCCCCCAGGCCCCGTCGTCAGGCCAGGCTTGTCTTCCAGCTGCCCTCTATCCTCGTCGTCCAGCAGCAAGGAGAAGACCGCGAGGGCCAGCACCAGCAGCACCTGGCCCTAG